One genomic region from Leptospira inadai serovar Lyme str. 10 encodes:
- the mtnB gene encoding methylthioribulose 1-phosphate dehydratase, with amino-acid sequence MSVKKELSRLAKSGVLYHSKGWMPGTAGNLSLRDLKKPDVFWVSGSGLDKNLLSKKDFLPVDIETGKVIEGWKGREGLKPSAETSIHRAVYKAFPEIGCSLHVHTPESNLIRSGVTEESPVREWNLPSLEIIKAFGIWDESPQVFAPVIYNFPVVQEISDALQTYLEEKKPRVPFCIIENHGITVWGKDLTRANRHLEAVDFILKVQALSR; translated from the coding sequence ATGTCCGTTAAAAAAGAACTCTCCCGACTCGCCAAGTCGGGAGTTCTGTACCATTCGAAGGGTTGGATGCCCGGAACAGCCGGGAATCTTTCCCTTCGCGATTTGAAGAAGCCCGATGTTTTTTGGGTGAGCGGAAGCGGGTTGGATAAAAACCTTCTGAGCAAAAAGGATTTCTTACCCGTCGATATCGAAACGGGAAAAGTGATCGAAGGATGGAAAGGGCGGGAAGGATTGAAGCCTTCGGCGGAAACTTCCATCCACCGGGCCGTTTATAAGGCTTTTCCGGAAATCGGATGTTCCTTGCATGTGCATACTCCCGAGTCCAATCTAATTCGATCGGGAGTCACCGAAGAATCTCCTGTGCGGGAATGGAATTTACCTTCTTTAGAAATTATTAAAGCGTTCGGAATTTGGGATGAAAGCCCTCAGGTCTTTGCTCCCGTCATTTATAATTTTCCTGTGGTACAGGAAATATCGGACGCTCTTCAAACCTACCTGGAAGAAAAGAAGCCTAGGGTTCCGTTCTGTATCATTGAAAATCACGGCATCACGGTTTGGGGAAAGGATCTTACCCGAGCGAATCGACATTTGGAAGCCGTCGATTTTATACTGAAAGTCCAAGCACTTTCTAGATGA
- a CDS encoding SDR family NAD(P)-dependent oxidoreductase produces MSKKILVAGAGTGIGRSLLEKLHALPDVEAIGISRRGVPVVQSLKAGVNYACDLADVKSLSNFCHTLRLHWNRLDALYFTFGDGLFRSVETVSLEDWEKHLALNLTAPYLLTKELSSLFGKGSLLCYLSSTAGRQGFPQSSAYCASKHGIAGFAKAIREEWKTREIRVSIVYAGAIDTPVWDGRDEFDRRDMIPVEDAADFLANLSFQPMTFNLDEIVFLPPKGIL; encoded by the coding sequence ATGTCCAAGAAGATATTGGTTGCAGGAGCGGGAACGGGAATCGGACGCTCTCTATTAGAAAAACTGCATGCTCTTCCCGATGTGGAAGCGATCGGAATTTCCCGTCGAGGGGTTCCCGTCGTCCAATCCTTAAAGGCAGGCGTCAATTATGCCTGCGATCTCGCCGATGTAAAAAGCCTTTCGAATTTTTGTCATACTTTGAGACTGCATTGGAACCGTTTGGATGCGCTGTACTTCACTTTCGGAGATGGACTATTTCGATCCGTCGAAACCGTATCCTTGGAGGATTGGGAAAAACATTTGGCTCTCAATTTAACGGCTCCGTACTTGCTGACCAAGGAGTTGTCCTCCCTTTTCGGCAAAGGCTCTCTACTTTGCTATTTGTCTTCCACTGCCGGTCGCCAAGGATTTCCTCAATCCTCCGCATACTGCGCATCTAAGCACGGGATTGCGGGTTTTGCCAAGGCAATTCGAGAAGAGTGGAAGACCAGGGAAATCCGCGTCAGCATAGTCTACGCGGGAGCTATCGATACGCCTGTTTGGGACGGTAGAGACGAATTCGATCGCAGGGACATGATTCCGGTCGAGGACGCGGCGGATTTTCTGGCGAATCTTTCGTTTCAGCCGATGACATTCAATTTGGATGAGATCGTTTTTTTGCCACCCAAGGGAATATTATGA
- a CDS encoding histidine kinase N-terminal 7TM domain-containing protein: MFEWFRWTPYALLPVLSFILSFLTLYLSIRNRNTPGSREFTGVSFGMLLYSFGYFWEMVCIRSDNILFWDNFQFLGPDIIVTALPFLCMRVVNLDRFIKPITVLLFAALPISVETIVWFGKPEWIRSSFYFDDTAPWRALVYEYGPWMNVYVYNFLVIFALCLLVLLAGTIFQRGFHRIRSLVFLIALSIPFIGQIMTVAKFVPFVHPKLDIFPLVASFSCLICVYGLFYFRILDLIPLARNQVFEWIQDAVFVLNRESYIIDCNQAALNLIGTPRLRGDTKLSRFLPDLVETLDDCAMRRRTTTEWKRPGLISIGYYDVSIKPLGEFDSIVRIVTLREITERVLEEKKISERRDILQSILDSTKILFLVLDGEGRLILVNKACQEVTGYDLPQLEGKSFWEVVLFPDDKNRVFRIFNKRFGPKRFPSRTNIHLKRQDGKSRYTVWEHKEVRDREGKLLYVISTGADVTGLEEAEGRIHTLQRANEEISDKNAIIELQKKELEEALLNLKRTQSQLIQTSKLADLGQLAAGIAHEINNPIGAIHAAGHNILSHLGKIRSGIRTELNKLTKLTDKEWNLFEELIRRGIDSKEMTIGLERRRVLAQLKEEMNTCNVLLPDETAELLVDHGIISDWKKFLPLVTEAKTRDLLPFFLNLLGPEQSVATIRTAVERSSKIVYALRSFAHFESSQRKRIFSLKDNVDTVLTLYQNLFKHGVEVSTDLKDVPSFLGFPDDLMHLWTNLIMNSVQAMNYKGKLSIRAHVDGDEVLVSIEDNGPGIPTETKDRVFEVFFTTKALGEGSGLGLDIAKRIVEKHQGKIWFESNPGKTVFHVSLPFEKS; the protein is encoded by the coding sequence ATGTTTGAATGGTTTCGTTGGACGCCCTATGCATTACTGCCCGTTCTCAGTTTTATACTCTCCTTCCTAACCTTATACCTCTCTATTCGAAATCGGAATACCCCCGGTTCGAGAGAATTTACCGGCGTTTCATTCGGAATGCTCCTCTATAGTTTCGGTTATTTTTGGGAAATGGTTTGCATCAGATCCGATAATATCCTATTTTGGGATAACTTTCAATTCCTAGGGCCGGATATCATCGTTACGGCTCTACCGTTTCTTTGCATGAGAGTCGTGAATTTGGATAGATTCATCAAACCGATTACCGTACTTCTCTTTGCAGCCCTTCCTATCTCCGTAGAAACGATCGTTTGGTTCGGAAAACCCGAATGGATTCGATCTTCTTTTTACTTTGATGATACCGCACCTTGGAGAGCCTTAGTTTACGAATATGGGCCTTGGATGAACGTCTACGTCTATAATTTCTTGGTCATATTCGCTCTTTGTCTGCTTGTCCTTCTTGCGGGCACGATCTTTCAAAGAGGATTTCACCGAATCCGGAGCCTCGTTTTCCTAATCGCTCTGAGCATTCCATTTATCGGGCAAATCATGACGGTGGCAAAATTCGTTCCTTTCGTTCATCCTAAGCTCGACATCTTCCCGTTAGTCGCTAGTTTCTCTTGCTTAATCTGCGTCTACGGTCTTTTTTACTTTCGGATTTTGGATTTGATTCCCCTGGCCAGAAACCAAGTCTTCGAATGGATTCAAGATGCGGTTTTTGTTCTAAATCGCGAAAGTTATATTATAGATTGCAACCAAGCCGCTCTAAATCTGATCGGAACTCCTCGGCTTCGCGGAGATACCAAACTCTCCCGATTTCTTCCGGATCTAGTCGAGACACTCGATGATTGCGCGATGCGTCGACGAACTACGACCGAATGGAAGCGTCCTGGTTTAATTTCGATCGGATACTATGACGTATCGATCAAACCGCTCGGAGAATTCGATTCCATTGTTCGAATCGTTACGCTACGGGAGATTACGGAGCGCGTCCTGGAAGAAAAGAAGATTTCCGAAAGACGCGATATTCTGCAAAGTATTTTAGATTCCACTAAAATACTTTTTCTGGTCCTAGACGGAGAAGGACGATTAATTTTGGTCAATAAAGCCTGTCAGGAAGTGACCGGATATGATCTCCCGCAATTGGAAGGAAAATCGTTTTGGGAAGTGGTTCTTTTTCCGGACGATAAGAATCGGGTTTTTAGAATATTTAACAAGAGGTTCGGTCCTAAACGGTTTCCCAGCCGGACCAATATTCATCTCAAACGCCAAGACGGAAAGTCAAGGTACACCGTTTGGGAACATAAAGAAGTGCGGGACCGAGAAGGGAAATTGCTTTATGTTATTTCGACCGGTGCGGACGTAACCGGCTTAGAGGAGGCGGAAGGCCGAATTCACACTCTCCAGCGAGCGAACGAAGAAATTTCCGATAAGAACGCGATCATCGAGCTGCAAAAGAAGGAACTCGAAGAAGCCCTTCTGAACTTAAAACGAACTCAATCACAACTCATTCAAACTTCCAAGCTGGCCGACCTGGGACAACTTGCAGCCGGAATCGCTCACGAAATCAATAATCCGATCGGAGCCATCCATGCGGCCGGGCATAATATTCTTTCACATCTAGGTAAAATTAGAAGCGGGATCCGAACCGAGTTGAACAAGTTGACGAAGCTCACCGACAAGGAATGGAATCTTTTCGAGGAGCTTATCCGGCGAGGAATCGATTCCAAAGAAATGACGATCGGATTGGAACGAAGGAGAGTGCTTGCACAATTGAAGGAAGAAATGAATACCTGCAACGTCTTACTACCGGATGAAACAGCCGAATTGCTTGTGGATCACGGAATCATTTCCGATTGGAAAAAATTTCTTCCGTTAGTGACCGAAGCGAAAACCAGGGATCTGCTTCCTTTCTTTTTGAATTTATTGGGACCCGAGCAAAGCGTGGCTACAATTCGAACGGCCGTGGAACGTTCTTCCAAAATCGTTTATGCTCTCCGAAGCTTCGCCCATTTCGAGTCTTCCCAGCGCAAACGGATTTTTTCTTTAAAGGATAACGTGGATACGGTGTTGACTCTCTATCAGAATCTATTCAAACATGGGGTCGAAGTTTCCACGGATCTAAAAGATGTTCCTTCCTTTCTAGGTTTTCCCGACGATTTGATGCATCTTTGGACGAATCTGATTATGAACTCGGTTCAAGCCATGAACTATAAGGGGAAATTATCCATTCGAGCGCATGTGGATGGAGACGAGGTTTTGGTATCGATCGAAGATAACGGTCCCGGAATTCCGACCGAAACCAAGGATAGAGTGTTCGAGGTCTTCTTTACCACAAAGGCCCTGGGGGAAGGATCGGGGCTGGGCTTGGATATCGCCAAACGGATCGTCGAAAAACACCAGGGTAAAATTTGGTTCGAATCGAACCCGGGCAAAACGGTCTTCCACGTATCGCTGCCCTTTGAAAAATCCTGA
- a CDS encoding phytoene desaturase family protein, whose translation MENREYDAIIIGSGMGALTTGSLLAQFSNKKVLLLEQHFKAGGFTHVFKREGKFLWDVGIHYVGDMQPDSALRKVFDLVTAGKVRWQPMPDVFEKFVYPDFTFSVKNDPKVYEKDLMDSFPEEKEAIRRYFHDIKKVASWHGRHMMLKALPPFLDTFGAALDLIGSSSALVTTGEYLDKNFQDQKLKAVLCSQWGDYGLPPKISSFAIHALIVAHYLKGGFYPIGGSGQIAQAVQDILKAHGGKIALSREVKEILVVKGKAIGVRVLNKRKTEEEGKEIEETYYAPQIVSDAGAYNTFVNLLPISVKLPYRQELESFSKVYPLTANVTLYLGLKEDPSKLGFRGENHWIYSSYDHDKNFSEGYKWTEGGKIPGVYLSFPSLKDPEAHDHTAEIIAFCDYKAFELWKDQPWKERNEIYKAKKAELIRRLLDYVEEKYKGFKNLVEYAELSTPITTEHFTLHRKGTIYGLPCVPDRFREAKSPWFSPKTPVENLTLTGADAASPGLSGAMMGGFSAFANMSGGMTVLQLFRKTMNS comes from the coding sequence ATGGAAAATCGCGAATACGACGCTATTATCATCGGCTCCGGCATGGGAGCATTGACCACGGGGTCTCTTCTAGCTCAGTTTTCCAATAAGAAAGTTCTGCTTTTGGAACAACATTTCAAAGCCGGAGGCTTCACTCACGTTTTCAAGCGAGAAGGAAAATTTCTTTGGGATGTCGGAATCCATTATGTAGGCGATATGCAACCGGACTCAGCTCTCAGGAAGGTTTTCGATTTAGTCACGGCAGGTAAGGTCCGCTGGCAGCCGATGCCGGATGTTTTCGAGAAGTTTGTGTATCCGGATTTTACCTTTAGCGTTAAGAACGATCCGAAGGTATATGAAAAAGATTTAATGGACTCTTTTCCGGAAGAAAAAGAAGCGATCCGCCGATATTTTCACGATATCAAAAAGGTAGCCTCCTGGCACGGACGGCATATGATGCTCAAGGCCTTACCTCCTTTTTTGGACACTTTCGGTGCCGCTTTGGATCTGATCGGCTCTTCCTCAGCTTTGGTGACGACAGGAGAATATTTGGATAAAAACTTTCAAGACCAAAAGCTCAAGGCGGTCCTTTGCTCTCAATGGGGAGATTACGGCCTCCCTCCCAAAATAAGCTCCTTTGCCATTCACGCTCTTATTGTCGCACATTATCTAAAGGGTGGCTTTTATCCGATAGGCGGCTCCGGTCAGATCGCACAGGCAGTCCAAGATATTCTCAAGGCTCACGGCGGCAAAATTGCGTTATCCAGGGAAGTGAAGGAGATACTCGTCGTAAAAGGAAAGGCGATCGGAGTCAGAGTTCTGAACAAAAGGAAAACGGAGGAAGAAGGAAAGGAAATCGAAGAAACGTATTACGCTCCTCAAATCGTGTCCGACGCGGGAGCATATAATACTTTCGTAAATCTTTTACCGATTTCGGTGAAACTCCCCTATCGTCAAGAACTGGAATCTTTCTCGAAAGTGTATCCGTTGACGGCAAATGTGACTCTCTACTTAGGTTTAAAGGAAGATCCGAGCAAACTCGGCTTTAGAGGAGAAAATCATTGGATCTATTCTTCGTACGATCATGATAAGAATTTTTCGGAAGGATATAAATGGACGGAAGGAGGGAAAATCCCGGGAGTCTATCTATCCTTTCCTTCTTTAAAGGATCCGGAAGCTCACGATCACACCGCCGAGATCATCGCCTTCTGCGATTACAAAGCTTTCGAACTTTGGAAAGACCAACCTTGGAAGGAACGAAACGAAATCTACAAAGCCAAAAAAGCCGAGCTGATTCGTCGCCTTCTGGATTACGTGGAAGAGAAATACAAAGGATTTAAGAATCTGGTGGAATATGCCGAACTTTCCACTCCGATAACCACGGAACATTTTACCTTACATCGAAAAGGAACCATCTACGGTCTGCCCTGCGTGCCCGATCGATTTAGAGAGGCTAAATCCCCTTGGTTTTCCCCAAAAACTCCCGTCGAAAATTTGACATTAACGGGGGCGGACGCAGCCTCTCCCGGATTAAGCGGGGCAATGATGGGGGGCTTTTCCGCTTTCGCTAATATGTCGGGGGGAATGACTGTTTTACAGCTATTTCGAAAAACGATGAATTCTTAA
- a CDS encoding tyrosine-type recombinase/integrase — protein MTPKVKILLDWIDGRAFFRIRMLQFDSRIFDFFKKLPNAKWVRNSREWLVPRSDAHLSEFLFSTGRFVEADPDILLLPLKTELLRRNYSRKTEKAYFLYNRAFLKASGKHPYYVEDSDLIGYLDTIHYRRRLSSVTVRSILQALKFYYNSVLGRQFLFSYSIPKRERKIPEALTKDEVFKILNIPLNAKHRLLLSLCYGAGLRVSELVSIRGIDINWKKNQIRIRQGKGKKDRSTILPKFCKEELRKSVNRSGENSWVFQGQSGNSHLHVRTAERVFESSRDKALIKKDVSIHDLRHAFAIHLLESGTSIKIIQKLLGHVSVRTTEIYARIIDPTLLMVQSPLDALHSAEI, from the coding sequence ATGACGCCAAAAGTCAAGATTCTTCTGGATTGGATTGATGGGAGGGCTTTTTTCAGAATTCGGATGCTTCAATTCGATTCTAGGATATTTGATTTTTTTAAAAAACTTCCGAATGCGAAATGGGTTCGAAATTCGAGAGAATGGTTGGTCCCTCGATCCGATGCACATTTATCCGAATTTCTTTTTTCTACCGGGAGATTTGTGGAGGCAGATCCTGATATCTTACTTCTCCCCTTGAAAACCGAACTGTTGAGGAGAAATTACAGTAGGAAAACCGAAAAGGCCTACTTTCTGTACAACCGAGCCTTTTTAAAAGCTTCAGGAAAGCATCCTTACTATGTGGAAGATTCTGATCTAATCGGATATTTGGATACTATTCATTATAGGCGCAGACTTTCCTCTGTCACGGTTCGTTCCATTCTACAGGCTTTGAAATTTTACTATAATTCGGTTCTCGGAAGGCAATTTCTTTTCTCTTATTCCATTCCGAAGCGCGAAAGGAAAATTCCGGAGGCTCTAACTAAGGATGAAGTCTTCAAGATCTTGAATATTCCGCTAAATGCTAAACATAGGCTTCTTTTATCCTTATGTTATGGAGCAGGTTTACGTGTAAGCGAGTTAGTTTCTATCCGGGGAATTGACATAAATTGGAAAAAGAATCAGATTCGAATACGGCAAGGAAAAGGAAAGAAGGATAGGTCTACGATTCTGCCTAAATTTTGTAAGGAAGAACTAAGAAAAAGCGTTAATCGCTCCGGAGAGAATTCTTGGGTGTTTCAAGGCCAATCGGGGAATTCACATCTTCATGTTAGAACTGCCGAACGTGTTTTCGAATCTTCGCGCGATAAGGCTCTTATCAAGAAGGATGTCTCAATTCATGATCTTCGGCATGCTTTTGCGATTCATTTGCTTGAATCGGGAACTTCCATAAAAATCATTCAGAAATTACTTGGGCATGTTTCGGTTCGTACTACCGAGATTTATGCCCGGATCATCGACCCTACGCTACTGATGGTTCAAAGTCCACTGGACGCTTTACATTCGGCAGAGATTTAG
- a CDS encoding type II toxin-antitoxin system RelE/ParE family toxin: MKFKVQLLEPAEDFLLKLENKLKAKAFRTIELLGEFGPELREPFSKKIQGYTGLFELRIKQGSNICRLFYFFEKGRVVIITSGFVKKDQKTDKAELTRAYKLMKTYIGDEHEA, encoded by the coding sequence GTGAAGTTCAAAGTTCAGCTTTTAGAGCCTGCCGAAGATTTCTTACTAAAGTTGGAGAATAAATTGAAAGCGAAGGCATTTCGAACTATTGAGTTATTAGGAGAATTTGGCCCAGAACTTCGAGAACCTTTTTCTAAAAAGATTCAGGGCTATACGGGATTATTTGAATTAAGAATTAAACAAGGTTCCAATATATGTAGGTTATTTTACTTTTTTGAAAAAGGCAGGGTTGTTATAATAACTTCAGGCTTTGTAAAGAAAGATCAAAAGACTGATAAAGCTGAATTAACTAGAGCGTATAAATTGATGAAAACTTATATAGGAGATGAGCATGAAGCTTAA
- a CDS encoding helix-turn-helix domain-containing protein: MKLKTKDFNLLLNKELKNKDFKKEYDAFSNEFTLAKEIIKLRKKRNLTQKDLAEKIGTSQPAIARIESGNYRNLSLSFINRLAKALDAEPVIHLKSKSA; this comes from the coding sequence ATGAAGCTTAAAACTAAAGACTTTAATTTGCTTTTAAATAAAGAGCTAAAGAATAAAGATTTTAAAAAAGAATACGATGCTTTTTCCAATGAATTCACTCTTGCTAAAGAAATTATTAAACTTCGCAAAAAGAGAAATTTAACTCAGAAAGACTTAGCGGAAAAAATAGGCACGTCTCAACCAGCAATTGCAAGAATTGAGTCTGGGAATTATAGGAATTTGTCTCTTTCTTTCATTAATCGTCTTGCTAAAGCATTGGATGCGGAGCCTGTTATTCATTTAAAGAGTAAAAGTGCTTAG
- a CDS encoding type II toxin-antitoxin system HicA family toxin, protein MLKLYQKDGWEILRQKGSHVMVGKGIDRETIPMHKELKKGLEAALLKHLRESQG, encoded by the coding sequence ATGCTGAAACTATATCAAAAGGACGGTTGGGAAATACTTAGGCAAAAGGGCAGCCACGTCATGGTTGGCAAAGGAATAGATCGAGAAACAATTCCAATGCACAAAGAATTAAAGAAGGGTCTTGAAGCTGCTCTACTAAAACATTTGCGAGAAAGCCAGGGGTAA
- a CDS encoding type II toxin-antitoxin system HicB family antitoxin — MHYHFRIHTDKTGYWAECIELKGCMTQAESKEELEVNIHEALNLYLNDNEDSKSIFPLPKKKVSGRNIILAAVDPKIAFSQILRMTRLKRGLSQKQAASLIGMKNLYSYQRLESPKSANPALSTIARIKQVFPELELDQVV, encoded by the coding sequence ATGCACTATCATTTTCGTATACATACAGATAAAACTGGCTACTGGGCAGAATGCATAGAATTAAAAGGATGTATGACTCAGGCAGAATCTAAAGAGGAATTAGAAGTCAATATTCATGAGGCATTAAATCTTTATTTGAACGATAATGAAGATTCAAAATCTATATTTCCTCTTCCGAAAAAGAAAGTATCTGGTAGAAATATAATTTTAGCCGCAGTGGACCCTAAAATAGCGTTTTCTCAAATCTTAAGAATGACAAGATTAAAGCGTGGTCTAAGTCAAAAGCAGGCAGCCTCGCTCATTGGAATGAAGAACTTATATAGTTATCAGCGGCTTGAGTCACCCAAGAGTGCCAATCCAGCCTTATCAACTATTGCAAGGATTAAGCAGGTTTTTCCTGAGTTAGAACTTGATCAGGTAGTTTAG
- a CDS encoding helix-turn-helix transcriptional regulator: MLAVVKTPLTEVTVKGEISTTFLKALKKEFGKKLLIEKSEESVPWKDTIFFKENKEFLQPGSKLKYYRKQAGLSLSELGEKLGGIPRQNLSAMELGKRPISRDLAKQLSKLFKKPVEVFLYAE, encoded by the coding sequence ATGCTGGCAGTCGTGAAAACGCCCCTTACTGAGGTTACGGTAAAAGGAGAAATATCTACTACCTTTTTGAAAGCACTCAAGAAGGAATTTGGTAAAAAACTTCTTATAGAAAAGTCGGAGGAATCGGTCCCCTGGAAGGATACTATATTTTTTAAGGAGAATAAGGAGTTTCTTCAACCAGGATCAAAATTGAAATACTATAGAAAGCAAGCCGGATTAAGTCTTTCTGAACTAGGCGAAAAATTGGGCGGTATTCCAAGACAAAATCTCTCAGCTATGGAGCTCGGAAAAAGGCCGATTTCAAGGGACTTAGCTAAGCAACTTTCGAAATTATTCAAAAAGCCTGTCGAGGTTTTTCTGTATGCTGAGTAA
- a CDS encoding histidine kinase dimerization/phosphoacceptor domain -containing protein produces the protein MLNEKNESGIGITARFCRKKFLLSASLLFFFISVIVPIADSILGYSIQRLGLIIGGIASLISIILILYGKYTLSVYICSFSFCLALCVGTFWSSHNIAFWFPAVVLFHLFFASKKHTIFVFVFCLLLSFIQAHIKSEELSFGALTDSIGSLIVLSVIGLMIATDLEELLLQKNSLIQELNHRVRNNLQVVLGLISLLKASNEWAMPTLNILERRVLALSSVHSIDSDPSASGKVPMSIVFSDYLSRIAAEVILFPKINIPKNETFLTIKDAIFMAMIAGEIITTGMNSQIESSVSERFINIEIDELETDFVELKITGIAIVLGQGIEFIELLAEQLGAKLRVAHDKEKPISIVTFRKSA, from the coding sequence ATGTTGAACGAAAAAAATGAATCTGGCATCGGAATTACTGCGAGGTTTTGTAGAAAGAAATTTCTTCTATCTGCCTCCCTATTATTTTTTTTCATATCCGTCATTGTCCCGATTGCAGACTCGATTTTAGGATATTCAATTCAAAGACTCGGTTTAATCATTGGGGGAATTGCCTCTCTCATCAGTATCATTTTAATTCTATACGGGAAATATACGCTTTCCGTTTACATTTGCTCGTTTAGTTTTTGTTTGGCTCTTTGCGTCGGGACCTTTTGGAGTTCTCATAATATTGCATTCTGGTTTCCGGCCGTCGTGTTGTTCCACTTGTTCTTCGCTTCAAAAAAACATACTATTTTTGTTTTCGTATTTTGCTTATTACTCTCTTTTATCCAAGCACATATAAAAAGCGAAGAATTGAGTTTCGGAGCATTAACAGACTCTATCGGTTCTTTAATCGTTCTCTCCGTAATCGGATTAATGATCGCTACCGATCTGGAAGAACTTCTGCTCCAAAAGAATTCCTTAATCCAAGAATTGAATCACAGAGTCAGAAATAATTTACAAGTCGTATTAGGATTGATTTCGCTCCTGAAAGCTTCCAATGAATGGGCCATGCCGACATTAAATATTCTAGAACGTAGAGTTTTGGCTTTATCCAGCGTTCATAGCATCGACAGCGATCCATCAGCTTCCGGTAAAGTCCCTATGAGCATCGTATTCTCGGACTACCTCAGTAGAATCGCTGCCGAAGTGATTCTATTCCCAAAGATTAATATTCCGAAAAATGAAACCTTTCTTACAATCAAAGACGCTATTTTTATGGCGATGATCGCCGGAGAAATTATCACTACCGGAATGAATTCGCAAATCGAATCTTCAGTCTCCGAGCGATTTATCAATATTGAAATCGACGAATTAGAGACGGATTTTGTGGAATTGAAAATTACCGGAATTGCGATCGTTCTCGGACAAGGCATAGAATTTATCGAATTGTTAGCCGAACAACTAGGCGCCAAATTGCGGGTCGCACACGATAAAGAAAAGCCGATCAGCATCGTCACATTTAGAAAGTCCGCATAG
- a CDS encoding SDR family oxidoreductase, with translation MKVNQAIALVTGSNRGIGKALVESLLEGGARKIYAAARTWNGTNPSDKRIVPVELDITNKKSVAELSNRATDVNLLFNNAGVLDFNDILNASEDQFERNFSVNFFGNLNMARTFTPLLEKNSDGTIVNILTLLSLVSMPGLSAYNASKAAAWSMSLSLRATLASRGIRVCNVFPGAVDTDMLSGVEIPKTGPKEVANAILKGLESGEEDIFPDPMSVSIYEAWKKDHKAVEKQFASM, from the coding sequence ATGAAAGTAAATCAAGCAATCGCATTAGTTACGGGATCGAATCGAGGAATCGGAAAGGCGCTCGTGGAAAGTCTGTTAGAGGGAGGAGCTCGGAAAATATACGCCGCAGCAAGAACTTGGAACGGAACAAATCCGTCGGATAAAAGAATTGTTCCTGTCGAATTGGATATCACAAACAAAAAGAGTGTTGCTGAGTTATCTAATCGAGCGACCGATGTGAACCTACTATTCAATAATGCCGGAGTCTTGGATTTTAACGATATCTTAAATGCATCCGAGGATCAATTTGAACGTAACTTTTCCGTAAATTTTTTCGGAAATTTGAATATGGCTCGAACATTTACACCCCTCTTAGAGAAAAACTCCGATGGAACGATCGTGAATATTCTGACATTATTATCCTTGGTCAGTATGCCCGGTCTATCTGCCTACAATGCATCCAAGGCAGCGGCTTGGTCTATGAGCTTGTCTTTGCGCGCTACTTTGGCGAGCCGCGGAATACGGGTTTGCAACGTTTTTCCCGGTGCCGTCGATACCGATATGCTGTCCGGGGTTGAAATCCCGAAAACCGGTCCTAAAGAAGTGGCGAATGCGATCCTTAAAGGGTTGGAATCCGGAGAAGAGGATATTTTTCCCGACCCGATGTCCGTTTCCATATATGAAGCTTGGAAGAAGGACCATAAAGCGGTCGAAAAACAATTTGCTTCCATGTAA